In Gopherus flavomarginatus isolate rGopFla2 chromosome 1, rGopFla2.mat.asm, whole genome shotgun sequence, a single genomic region encodes these proteins:
- the LOC127042882 gene encoding zinc finger and SCAN domain-containing protein 20-like, which yields MPPRTKPTPTWTNAELQDLISVWGEEAVQAQLRSRRRNYDTYGQISQSLMRRGHERDALQCRVKIKELRSAYCKAHEGNRRSGAAPTTCHFYQELDAILGCEPTANPRSTMESSEQGEVGEVVEDGDSEATSVEGDTPESQYTCSQELFSSQEEASQSQQLEVDGEEETEDRARVTLTTAAGSPASRRLQNLRRNPRKSRGIDQICYEPLQQRK from the exons atgcctccacgcaccaaaccaACCCCaacatggaccaatgcagagctgcaggacctcataagtgtttggggagaggaggctgtgcaagcacagctgcgctccagaaggagaaattatgatacctatgggcagatatcacagtccttgatgagaaggggccatgaacgggacgcgttgcagtgcagggtcaaaattaaagagctgaggagtgcttactgcaaagctcatgagggaaatcgccgctcaggagctgcccccacgacctgccatttttaccaggagctggatgccatacttgggtgtgaacccactgccaatcctaggagcacgatggagagttcagagcagggagaagtgggggaggttgtagaggacggtgacagtgaggctactagcgtggagggagacaccccggagtcccagtacacatgcagccaggagctcttctcaagccaggaggaggctagccagtcgcagcagctggaagttgatggtgaggaagaaactgaggatcgtgctcggg tgaccttgactactgcagccggatcaccggcctcacgtaggttgcagaacttgagacggaatcctagaaaatcaagaggaattgatcaaatctgttatgagccactacaacagagaaagtag